One Podarcis muralis chromosome 1, rPodMur119.hap1.1, whole genome shotgun sequence genomic window carries:
- the KNL1 gene encoding outer kinetochore KNL1 complex subunit KNL1 isoform X2 gives MDKIYSEMSDENDFTEGRKKRRISSILKAPQTPLRDLGSGNELTQDCNVEKRQRNSRRVSFAATISIFPSDPPATEVSDHTGTATAKNQDTLNQNAELEADLCNITGMNTLLHAPIRTPLQQLEDNVNNKQEWSKMDRTLLFSDENEMDMTSGHTIIIKHATELKQEVIQMNDLSFNSCATKENESCLSQQKTNTENTNKINFDDFLKSLKSTKLFPSPIASEASERNVCPSKENVYTYLEGGNSKNTDFGRPANRQNYANVNEGGVRIKNASSDASVSCYQGTIPFSMPFGSVTSMPVLHGNTNRKSGVLNNAASLNSADKTSIFGFGEDMEITKPTYLIDNPINAAGFQDMPSQEMGIGKKGITLLDKTVLFSLSEDNEMEFTKSCTVAAQYDIQQCERTSQVPSLQPLDKTVYHNNMDETKAITTIIDQPVKAAGAQAMQKQSELGSTNVTGPACDKTLVFPQSEDNEMEFTKSLTMAVEEAPLAQSWIPAGSTNMSVFSSNMTISKSTAFPEGKTIMYMHNNGMEVTKPISHIINTSREDTAFKPLQLKKKEMDKVIRSSSAKEETMCCLDKDNEMTFMRSHTVSVNSDIIIPWAKVATQVLSSAPIDKNSMSTHSSDAAITKSTTFVPANKTIMCNNSMEITKPISSAFLNRCFKSLPQQEMSNTTIPGSVTDNTVLALHDNEMEMTKCHTITVNVDNISQSENSSHIQFHQDDMNIAGPYAITKNPKGNLPWNVMKLEMDAGWEPSSDQIATLAMAGTEMVKRQTVPFDSRTSLYCQPASQAKLLGHPNKTDAFAFYQDGTEVTILPPSAAVNGNPEAPEKQEMLTKNLRQNLGNVPFPTCRGTLQDIEATRNQAVITYDPNYPCDAERQRPKSSTRSEEKAFGFLGSENMEVNGVKNQCFHSWTKSSSEFPHFSYGGKHDAQIDNDISQKCNSPASVTLPIALEIVPEQQNFLKIQEKQLESCTFKANFAKESTLNDGYCEKNDFTFPVKMSASYTKLHEETVVESNTERMCISTAEFKSLKDDPRKLSQSRQVGRFAGETEAFPVDKITKKCGTVLCDWSSTAKDNNMDPPPVNNVTSEEEPILLSKLSDVVSDCSKLNGNGKKSELFLPSQDIGKELPQMAVKPADHLELREDVKKVSNIPTASNEWTNNDFTDVAPLSVPLNAMWNDSCKMKKSALGIFPPKLPNKRKPTVSNVEYIGARSEEKVETQGSKITQFLRRSLDKVTPNLSPSHYIDEELLPACVGEVDFDESLGCEVPEKLMNEKELADTEGCLLGVFETSNRKRRSWNQDDEKLQQEKKLKTDEGWNDAVELKQPLSSTMLAHETQEDENVTNLLATNMEKKQTSNSSSLDSVKADTDFSIQQNSEMEIPLLTNIICDQNLKEKLQDGTITVGEFFTLLQVDVIHSPHQSLVSPKHAVNTALTPEDEFLNEYVYCPKFQIYKEDCQALYKIIEELKLYAEYQHKLLVNVNKSLWGVMRTCSDEELKRFGEGLREMKSSFLKKSKVLAHKGKATLYRKLVQNGQVNF, from the exons ATGGACAAGATTTATTCCGAAATGAGTGATGAAAA tgacTTCACAGAgggcagaaagaaaagaaggatttCCTCA ATTTTAAAAGCTCCCCAGACCCCTCTCCGTGACTTAGGGAGTGGAAATGAATTAACTCAG GACTGCAATGTTGAAAAACGTCAGAGAAACTCCAGGCGTGTCAGTTTTGCAGCTACTATCAG CATCTTCCCATCAGATCCTCCAGCCACTGAGGTATCAGACCATACCG gAACAGCAACAGCGAAGAACCAAGACACATTGAATCA GAATGCAGAACTGGAGGCCGACCTGTGTAATATCACTG GGATGAACACCTTACTTCATGCTCCCATCAGGACACCTTTGCAACAATTggag gaTAATGTAAACAACAAGCAAGAATGGAGCAAAATGGATAGGACGCTTCTCTTCTCAGATGAAAATGAAATGGATATGACGTCTGGTCACACTATAATAATTAAGCATGCCACTGAATTGAAACAAGAAGTTATACAAATGAATGATCTCAGTTTTAATAGCTGCGCTACAAAGGAGAATGAGTCCTGTTTGTCTCAACAGAAGAcaaacactgaaaacacaaacaaaataaattttgATGACTTCTTGAAAAGCTTGAAGTCCACTAAACTATTTCCTTCACCCATTGCTTCAGAGGCTTCAGAAAGAAATGTGTGTCCTTCAAAGGAGAATGTATATACCTACTTAGAAGGCGGAAATAGCAAGAACACAGATTTTGGAAGACCCGCTAACAGGCAAAACTATGCAAACGTTAATGAAGGAGGTGTTCGCATAAAAAATGCTAGCAGTGATGCCTCAGTGTCTTGTTATCAGGGAACTATTCCATTTTCTATGCCCTTCGGATCTGTTACTTCTATGCCTGTTCTACATGGTAACactaatagaaaaagtggggtttTAAACAATGCAGCATCCTTAAATTCTGCAGATAAAACTTCTATATTTGGATTTGGTGAGGACATGGAAATAACTAAACCCACATACTTAATAGATAATCCTATAAATGCTGCTGGATTCCAAGATATGCCATCTCAAGAAATGGGAATTGGTAAGAAAGGTATAACTCTATTAGATAAGACAGTTTTATTTTCCCTGAGTGAAGACAATGAAATGGAGTTTACCAAGAGCTGTACAGTAGCTGCGCAGTATGATATACAGCAGTGTGAAAGAACATCTCAAGTGCCCTCCTTACAACCTTTGGATAAAACTGTTTATCATAACAACATGGACGAGACTAAAGCCATAACAACCATAATAGATCAACCTGTAAAAGCTGCTGGTGCCCAAGCTATGCAAAAACAAAGTGAGTTGGGATCAACTAATGTAACCGGACCAGCTTGTGACAAAACTCTTGTATTTCCCCAGAGTGAAGACAATGAAATGGAGTTTACCAAGAGCCTTACAATGGCAGTAGAGGAAGCTCCTCTAGCACAATCATGGATACCTGCAGGGAGTACCAACATGTCTGTATTTAGCAGTAACATGACAATAAGCAAGTCCACAGCTTTTCCAGAAGGTAAAACGATTATGTATATGCACAATAACGGCATGGAAGTAACTAAGCCTATAAGTCACATAATCAATACATCTCGAGAAGATACTGCTTTCAAGCCTTTGCAGCTGAAGAAAAAAGAGATGGACAAGGTGATTCGATCAAGTTCAGCCAAGGAAGAGACCATGTGTTGCTTGGATAAAGACAATGAGATGACGTTTATGAGGAGCCATACAGTGTCAGTAAACAGTGATATTATTATCCCATGGGCCAAGGTAGCTACTCAAGTACTGTCCTCCGCTCCGATAGATAAAAACAGTATGTCCACACACAGCAGTGATGCAGCAATAACGAAATCCACTACTTTTGTTCCTGCAAATAAAACGATAATGTGTAATAACTCAATGGAAATAACAAAACCCATATCGAGTGCATTTTTAAACAGATGTTTCAAGTCTTTGCCACAGCAAGAGATGAGCAATACCACAATACCAGGCTCAGTTACAGATAATACTGTTCTTGCCCTACATGATAATGAAATGGAGATGACAAAGTGCCATACAATAACTGTAAATGTTGATAACATCTCCcagtcagaaaattcttcccatATACAGTTTCATCAGGATGATATGAACATTGCAGGACCTTATGCCATTACTAAAAACCCTAAGGGAAACTTGCCTTGGAATGTGATGAAGCTGGAAATGGATGCTGGATGGGAACCCTCGTCAGATCAAATTGCAACATTAGCTATGGCTGGCACAGAAATGGTTAAAAGGCAGACAGTGCCATTTGACAGCAGAACATCCCTGTATTGCCAGCCAGCTAGCCAAGCTAAGCTCTTAGGCCACCCCAATAAGACTGATGCATTTGCATTTTACCAGGATGGCACAGAAGTCACAATCCTGCCACCTAGTGCTGCTGTTAATGGGAACCCGGAGGCACCTGAGAAACAAGAAATGCTAACTAAAAACTTAAGACAGAATTTAGGTAATGTACCTTTCCCTACATGTAGGGGGACATTGCAAGATATAGAAGCTACTAGAAATCAAGCAGTTATCACTTACGACCCGAACTATCCATGTGATGCTGAGAGACAAAGACCAAAGTCCTCGACAAGGTCAGAAGAAAAGGCTTTTGGATTTTTAGGCAGTGAGAACATGGAGGTGAATGGTGTTAAAAATCAATGTTTTCATTCTTGGACGAAATCTAGCTCTGAATTTCCCCATTTCAGTTATGGGGGGAAACACGATGCCCAAATTGACAATGATATCTCTCAAAAATGCAATTCACCTGCCAGCGTGACGCTACCTATAGCTCTGGAAATTGTCCCAGAACAACAGAACTTTTTGAAAATCCAAGAGAAACAGCTGGAATCCTGCACATTTAAAGCTAATTTTGCAAAAGAATCTACCTTGAATGATGGATACTGTGAAAAAAATGATTTTACATTTCCAGTTAAAATGTCTGCGTCGTATACAAAGTTACATGAGGAAACTGTTGTTGAATCAAACACAGAGAGAATGTGCATATCAACTGCTGAATTCAAGAGCCTGAAAGATGATCCAAGAAAGTTATCTCAGTCAAGACAGGTTGGTAGGTTTGCTGGAGAaacagaggcttttccagttgATAAAATAACTAAAAAATGTGGTACTGTGTTGTGTGACTGGAGTAGCACTGCAAAAGATAATAACATGGACCCTCCTCCCGTCAATAACGTTACTTCAGAGGAGGAACCAATCCTTTTGTCTAAACTATCTGATGTTGTCAGTGATTGTTCAAAGCTTAATGGTAATGGGAAGAAGTCTGAACTTTTCCTACCCTCTCAAGACATTGGGAAAGAATTGCCCCAAATGGCAGTGAAGCCAGCTGATCATTTGGAGTTGAGAGAAGATGTAAAAAAAGTGTCTAATATTCCTACTGCTTCTAATGAGTGGACAAACAATGATTTTACAGATGTTGCTCCTCTCTCCGTGCCCTTAAATGCCATGTGGAACGATAGCTGTAAGATGAAAAAATCAGCCCTGGGTATCTTCCCACCTAAACTGCCAAATAAAAGGAAGCCTACTGTTTCTAATGTAGAATATATTGGTGCCAGATCAGAAGAGAAGGTAGAAACTCAAGGTTCAAAAATCACTCAGTTTCTCAGGAGATCCCTGGACAAAGTTACCCCCAACTTGAGTCCATCTCATTATATAGATGAAGAACTGCTTCCTGCATGTGTAGGTGAAGTGGATTTTGATGAGTCTTTAGGTTGTGAAGTGCCAGAAAAGCTGATGAATGAAAAGGAGCTTGCTGATACAGAAGGCTGTCTGCTTGGCGTGTTTGAAACAAGTAACAGGAAGAGAAGGTCTTGGAATCAAGATGATGAGAAACTTCAGCAGGAAAAGAAGCTCAAGACAGACGAGGGCTGGAATGATGCAGTAGAGTTAAAGCAG cccCTCTCCAGCACAATGTTAGCTCATGAAACACAGGAAGATGAAAATGTTACCAACCTATTAGCTACAAATATGGAAAAGAAGCAAACCAGCAACAGCAGCTCTTTGGATTCGGTTAAGGCTGATACAGACTTCTCTA TTCAGCAAAATAGTGAAATGGAGATTCCGCTTCTCACGAACATTATTTGTGACCAAAATTTGAAGGAG AAACTGCAGGATGGTACTATCACAGTCGGTGAATTTTTCACACTCCTCCAAGTTGATGTGATACACTCTCCTCACCAGAGTTTGGTCTCACCCAAA CATGCAGTTAACACAGCTCTTACCCCGGAAGATGAGTTTTTGAACGAGTACGTTTACTGTCCCAAGTTCCAAATTTACAAAGAAGATTGCCAAGCTCTCTACAAGATAATAGAAGA attaaaattgtaTGCAGAATACCAGCATAAACTTCTGGTGAATGTGAACAAAAGTCTATGGGGAGTAATGAGAACCTGTTCGGATGAGGAG CTGAAACGCTTTGGAGAAGGGCTACGCGAAATGAAATCCAGTTTCCTCAAGAAGAGTAAAGTTCTTGCTCACAAAGGAAAAGCAACATTATATAGAAAGCTGGTGCAAAATGGACAGGTAAATTTTTGA
- the KNL1 gene encoding outer kinetochore KNL1 complex subunit KNL1 isoform X1, whose amino-acid sequence MDKIYSEMSDENDFTEGRKKRRISSILKAPQTPLRDLGSGNELTQDCNVEKRQRNSRRVSFAATISIFPSDPPATEVSDHTGTATAKNQDTLNQNAELEADLCNITGMNTLLHAPIRTPLQQLEDNVNNKQEWSKMDRTLLFSDENEMDMTSGHTIIIKHATELKQEVIQMNDLSFNSCATKENESCLSQQKTNTENTNKINFDDFLKSLKSTKLFPSPIASEASERNVCPSKENVYTYLEGGNSKNTDFGRPANRQNYANVNEGGVRIKNASSDASVSCYQGTIPFSMPFGSVTSMPVLHGNTNRKSGVLNNAASLNSADKTSIFGFGEDMEITKPTYLIDNPINAAGFQDMPSQEMGIGKKGITLLDKTVLFSLSEDNEMEFTKSCTVAAQYDIQQCERTSQVPSLQPLDKTVYHNNMDETKAITTIIDQPVKAAGAQAMQKQSELGSTNVTGPACDKTLVFPQSEDNEMEFTKSLTMAVEEAPLAQSWIPAGSTNMSVFSSNMTISKSTAFPEGKTIMYMHNNGMEVTKPISHIINTSREDTAFKPLQLKKKEMDKVIRSSSAKEETMCCLDKDNEMTFMRSHTVSVNSDIIIPWAKVATQVLSSAPIDKNSMSTHSSDAAITKSTTFVPANKTIMCNNSMEITKPISSAFLNRCFKSLPQQEMSNTTIPGSVTDNTVLALHDNEMEMTKCHTITVNVDNISQSENSSHIQFHQDDMNIAGPYAITKNPKGNLPWNVMKLEMDAGWEPSSDQIATLAMAGTEMVKRQTVPFDSRTSLYCQPASQAKLLGHPNKTDAFAFYQDGTEVTILPPSAAVNGNPEAPEKQEMLTKNLRQNLGNVPFPTCRGTLQDIEATRNQAVITYDPNYPCDAERQRPKSSTRSEEKAFGFLGSENMEVNGVKNQCFHSWTKSSSEFPHFSYGGKHDAQIDNDISQKCNSPASVTLPIALEIVPEQQNFLKIQEKQLESCTFKANFAKESTLNDGYCEKNDFTFPVKMSASYTKLHEETVVESNTERMCISTAEFKSLKDDPRKLSQSRQVGRFAGETEAFPVDKITKKCGTVLCDWSSTAKDNNMDPPPVNNVTSEEEPILLSKLSDVVSDCSKLNGNGKKSELFLPSQDIGKELPQMAVKPADHLELREDVKKVSNIPTASNEWTNNDFTDVAPLSVPLNAMWNDSCKMKKSALGIFPPKLPNKRKPTVSNVEYIGARSEEKVETQGSKITQFLRRSLDKVTPNLSPSHYIDEELLPACVGEVDFDESLGCEVPEKLMNEKELADTEGCLLGVFETSNRKRRSWNQDDEKLQQEKKLKTDEGWNDAVELKQPLSSTMLAHETQEDENVTNLLATNMEKKQTSNSSSLDSVKADTDFSIQQNSEMEIPLLTNIICDQNLKEKLQDGTITVGEFFTLLQVDVIHSPHQSLVSPKHAVNTALTPEDEFLNEYVYCPKFQIYKEDCQALYKIIEELKLYAEYQHKLLVNVNKSLWGVMRTCSDEELKRFGEGLREMKSSFLKKSKVLAHKGKATLYRKLVQNGQLQWEKLQSRLAKVEELIREMDSCLLALETETSALEESAPDVNDAMAEYKSKMRDTERELENYRAKEEALQREQSNIRDKKKQRASEISHLKEYANRCQELMKKYNFSEWAIKEWNDHQAVFTFLYDSVELTLSLGRPVDGAVFSNRFCVNIVGVNLESLLDEAKALPSSKLVHRLIFQFINSQSSLKEKCSTVHHLYQVLRDISLVVSRCELLGEEIEYLNRWGGKFNLLKTDVNDTKVKLLFSSSVSFAKFEVELSLSASYPSSPIAFTIPKCTGKLNQEEISVVLSSVPVGANYLKRMVNHIHRNLLQGPSIQR is encoded by the exons ATGGACAAGATTTATTCCGAAATGAGTGATGAAAA tgacTTCACAGAgggcagaaagaaaagaaggatttCCTCA ATTTTAAAAGCTCCCCAGACCCCTCTCCGTGACTTAGGGAGTGGAAATGAATTAACTCAG GACTGCAATGTTGAAAAACGTCAGAGAAACTCCAGGCGTGTCAGTTTTGCAGCTACTATCAG CATCTTCCCATCAGATCCTCCAGCCACTGAGGTATCAGACCATACCG gAACAGCAACAGCGAAGAACCAAGACACATTGAATCA GAATGCAGAACTGGAGGCCGACCTGTGTAATATCACTG GGATGAACACCTTACTTCATGCTCCCATCAGGACACCTTTGCAACAATTggag gaTAATGTAAACAACAAGCAAGAATGGAGCAAAATGGATAGGACGCTTCTCTTCTCAGATGAAAATGAAATGGATATGACGTCTGGTCACACTATAATAATTAAGCATGCCACTGAATTGAAACAAGAAGTTATACAAATGAATGATCTCAGTTTTAATAGCTGCGCTACAAAGGAGAATGAGTCCTGTTTGTCTCAACAGAAGAcaaacactgaaaacacaaacaaaataaattttgATGACTTCTTGAAAAGCTTGAAGTCCACTAAACTATTTCCTTCACCCATTGCTTCAGAGGCTTCAGAAAGAAATGTGTGTCCTTCAAAGGAGAATGTATATACCTACTTAGAAGGCGGAAATAGCAAGAACACAGATTTTGGAAGACCCGCTAACAGGCAAAACTATGCAAACGTTAATGAAGGAGGTGTTCGCATAAAAAATGCTAGCAGTGATGCCTCAGTGTCTTGTTATCAGGGAACTATTCCATTTTCTATGCCCTTCGGATCTGTTACTTCTATGCCTGTTCTACATGGTAACactaatagaaaaagtggggtttTAAACAATGCAGCATCCTTAAATTCTGCAGATAAAACTTCTATATTTGGATTTGGTGAGGACATGGAAATAACTAAACCCACATACTTAATAGATAATCCTATAAATGCTGCTGGATTCCAAGATATGCCATCTCAAGAAATGGGAATTGGTAAGAAAGGTATAACTCTATTAGATAAGACAGTTTTATTTTCCCTGAGTGAAGACAATGAAATGGAGTTTACCAAGAGCTGTACAGTAGCTGCGCAGTATGATATACAGCAGTGTGAAAGAACATCTCAAGTGCCCTCCTTACAACCTTTGGATAAAACTGTTTATCATAACAACATGGACGAGACTAAAGCCATAACAACCATAATAGATCAACCTGTAAAAGCTGCTGGTGCCCAAGCTATGCAAAAACAAAGTGAGTTGGGATCAACTAATGTAACCGGACCAGCTTGTGACAAAACTCTTGTATTTCCCCAGAGTGAAGACAATGAAATGGAGTTTACCAAGAGCCTTACAATGGCAGTAGAGGAAGCTCCTCTAGCACAATCATGGATACCTGCAGGGAGTACCAACATGTCTGTATTTAGCAGTAACATGACAATAAGCAAGTCCACAGCTTTTCCAGAAGGTAAAACGATTATGTATATGCACAATAACGGCATGGAAGTAACTAAGCCTATAAGTCACATAATCAATACATCTCGAGAAGATACTGCTTTCAAGCCTTTGCAGCTGAAGAAAAAAGAGATGGACAAGGTGATTCGATCAAGTTCAGCCAAGGAAGAGACCATGTGTTGCTTGGATAAAGACAATGAGATGACGTTTATGAGGAGCCATACAGTGTCAGTAAACAGTGATATTATTATCCCATGGGCCAAGGTAGCTACTCAAGTACTGTCCTCCGCTCCGATAGATAAAAACAGTATGTCCACACACAGCAGTGATGCAGCAATAACGAAATCCACTACTTTTGTTCCTGCAAATAAAACGATAATGTGTAATAACTCAATGGAAATAACAAAACCCATATCGAGTGCATTTTTAAACAGATGTTTCAAGTCTTTGCCACAGCAAGAGATGAGCAATACCACAATACCAGGCTCAGTTACAGATAATACTGTTCTTGCCCTACATGATAATGAAATGGAGATGACAAAGTGCCATACAATAACTGTAAATGTTGATAACATCTCCcagtcagaaaattcttcccatATACAGTTTCATCAGGATGATATGAACATTGCAGGACCTTATGCCATTACTAAAAACCCTAAGGGAAACTTGCCTTGGAATGTGATGAAGCTGGAAATGGATGCTGGATGGGAACCCTCGTCAGATCAAATTGCAACATTAGCTATGGCTGGCACAGAAATGGTTAAAAGGCAGACAGTGCCATTTGACAGCAGAACATCCCTGTATTGCCAGCCAGCTAGCCAAGCTAAGCTCTTAGGCCACCCCAATAAGACTGATGCATTTGCATTTTACCAGGATGGCACAGAAGTCACAATCCTGCCACCTAGTGCTGCTGTTAATGGGAACCCGGAGGCACCTGAGAAACAAGAAATGCTAACTAAAAACTTAAGACAGAATTTAGGTAATGTACCTTTCCCTACATGTAGGGGGACATTGCAAGATATAGAAGCTACTAGAAATCAAGCAGTTATCACTTACGACCCGAACTATCCATGTGATGCTGAGAGACAAAGACCAAAGTCCTCGACAAGGTCAGAAGAAAAGGCTTTTGGATTTTTAGGCAGTGAGAACATGGAGGTGAATGGTGTTAAAAATCAATGTTTTCATTCTTGGACGAAATCTAGCTCTGAATTTCCCCATTTCAGTTATGGGGGGAAACACGATGCCCAAATTGACAATGATATCTCTCAAAAATGCAATTCACCTGCCAGCGTGACGCTACCTATAGCTCTGGAAATTGTCCCAGAACAACAGAACTTTTTGAAAATCCAAGAGAAACAGCTGGAATCCTGCACATTTAAAGCTAATTTTGCAAAAGAATCTACCTTGAATGATGGATACTGTGAAAAAAATGATTTTACATTTCCAGTTAAAATGTCTGCGTCGTATACAAAGTTACATGAGGAAACTGTTGTTGAATCAAACACAGAGAGAATGTGCATATCAACTGCTGAATTCAAGAGCCTGAAAGATGATCCAAGAAAGTTATCTCAGTCAAGACAGGTTGGTAGGTTTGCTGGAGAaacagaggcttttccagttgATAAAATAACTAAAAAATGTGGTACTGTGTTGTGTGACTGGAGTAGCACTGCAAAAGATAATAACATGGACCCTCCTCCCGTCAATAACGTTACTTCAGAGGAGGAACCAATCCTTTTGTCTAAACTATCTGATGTTGTCAGTGATTGTTCAAAGCTTAATGGTAATGGGAAGAAGTCTGAACTTTTCCTACCCTCTCAAGACATTGGGAAAGAATTGCCCCAAATGGCAGTGAAGCCAGCTGATCATTTGGAGTTGAGAGAAGATGTAAAAAAAGTGTCTAATATTCCTACTGCTTCTAATGAGTGGACAAACAATGATTTTACAGATGTTGCTCCTCTCTCCGTGCCCTTAAATGCCATGTGGAACGATAGCTGTAAGATGAAAAAATCAGCCCTGGGTATCTTCCCACCTAAACTGCCAAATAAAAGGAAGCCTACTGTTTCTAATGTAGAATATATTGGTGCCAGATCAGAAGAGAAGGTAGAAACTCAAGGTTCAAAAATCACTCAGTTTCTCAGGAGATCCCTGGACAAAGTTACCCCCAACTTGAGTCCATCTCATTATATAGATGAAGAACTGCTTCCTGCATGTGTAGGTGAAGTGGATTTTGATGAGTCTTTAGGTTGTGAAGTGCCAGAAAAGCTGATGAATGAAAAGGAGCTTGCTGATACAGAAGGCTGTCTGCTTGGCGTGTTTGAAACAAGTAACAGGAAGAGAAGGTCTTGGAATCAAGATGATGAGAAACTTCAGCAGGAAAAGAAGCTCAAGACAGACGAGGGCTGGAATGATGCAGTAGAGTTAAAGCAG cccCTCTCCAGCACAATGTTAGCTCATGAAACACAGGAAGATGAAAATGTTACCAACCTATTAGCTACAAATATGGAAAAGAAGCAAACCAGCAACAGCAGCTCTTTGGATTCGGTTAAGGCTGATACAGACTTCTCTA TTCAGCAAAATAGTGAAATGGAGATTCCGCTTCTCACGAACATTATTTGTGACCAAAATTTGAAGGAG AAACTGCAGGATGGTACTATCACAGTCGGTGAATTTTTCACACTCCTCCAAGTTGATGTGATACACTCTCCTCACCAGAGTTTGGTCTCACCCAAA CATGCAGTTAACACAGCTCTTACCCCGGAAGATGAGTTTTTGAACGAGTACGTTTACTGTCCCAAGTTCCAAATTTACAAAGAAGATTGCCAAGCTCTCTACAAGATAATAGAAGA attaaaattgtaTGCAGAATACCAGCATAAACTTCTGGTGAATGTGAACAAAAGTCTATGGGGAGTAATGAGAACCTGTTCGGATGAGGAG CTGAAACGCTTTGGAGAAGGGCTACGCGAAATGAAATCCAGTTTCCTCAAGAAGAGTAAAGTTCTTGCTCACAAAGGAAAAGCAACATTATATAGAAAGCTGGTGCAAAATGGACAG CTTCAGTGGGAAAAACTACAGTCAAGATTGGCTAAAGTAGAAGAACTTATAAGGGAAATGGACAGCTGTCTTCTTGCTCTGGAAACAG AAACTTCTGCATTGGAAGAGTCTGCGCCAGATGTCAATGATGCCATGGCAGAATACAAGTCTAAGATGAGAGACACTGAGAGAG AGCTGGAAAACTACAGAGCCAAAGAGGAGGCACTTCAAAG AGAGCAATCTAATATCAGagataaaaagaaacagagagcTTCTGAAATAAGCCATCTCAAGGAGTATGCAAACAGATGTCAGGAACTTATGAAGAAATACAA CTTCTCTGAGTGGGCAATAAAAGAGTGGAATGATCACCAGGCTGTTTTCACCTTCCTTTATGATTCTGTTGAGCTCACTCTCAGCCTTGGGCGCCCTGTAG ATGGTGCTGTTTTCAGCAACAGGTTCTGCGTGAATATTGTTGGTGTGAACCTCGAATCACTGTTGGATG AAGCAAAGGCTTTGCCATCTTCAAAACTAGTGCATAGACTCATCTTCCAGTTTATAAACAGTCAGAGTTCATTGAAGGAAAAATGCTCAACAGTGCATCATCTTTATCAG GTGCTGCGTGACATTTCCCTTGTGGTGAGTCGTTGTGAACTTCTGGGAGAAGAGATCGAGTATCTAAACAGATGGGGTGGAAAATTCAATCTGCTGAAGACAGATGTGAACGATACAAA AGTGAAGCTCTTATTCTCCAGTTCTGTATCATTTGCCAAGTTTGAAGTTGAACTGTCTTTATCTGCCAGCTATCCTTCGTCCCCAATAGCTTTCACCATTCCAAAATGCACCGGCAAACTTAA CCAAGAGGAAatttctgttgttttatccagTGTTCCAGTGGGAGCCAACTACTTGAAGAGAATGGTCAATCACATTCATCGTAATCTGCTCCAGGGTCCTTCAATCCAAAGATAG